Proteins from a single region of Xenopus laevis strain J_2021 chromosome 9_10S, Xenopus_laevis_v10.1, whole genome shotgun sequence:
- the cd2bp2.S gene encoding CD2 antigen cytoplasmic tail-binding protein 2: protein MSKRKVTFVDGIEEEEDDQQKKRKLPDVMGGPGSRFKGKHSLDSDEEDDDEETSDGRSAKYDILAPEDVEGQENATLESEGGVPITPFNLNEEMEEGYFDSEGNYFLRKEEEIRDHWLDNIDWVRVKERTEPAVATDDYSDSEEGRAPLSKKVLLEGILQLLHPGETVAKGIQRLGGTGGKKTTGGHKARQRQSAAVRREKRGTKQEGDRKQEDNTESKMDEGEQESGDRSEEGKEREQDNGKQGTAQSRVMAEEPEGENKSEDRPKPLELLISLADQMVALGVYEIYQDTYEKVSYRLKTIAPPVELDMFADEVEEQTLEKAAESQLSDDVMWEYKWENKDGLELYGPFSSTQMQEWVDQGYFAEGVYCRRVSGSEGQFYNSHRIDFELYM from the exons ATGTCTAAGAGGAAGGTCACTTTTGTGGATGGGattgaagaggaggaggatgatcaacagaaaaaaagaaag CTCCCGGATGTAATGGGAGGCCCAGGAAGTcgatttaaagggaaacattctCTGGACAGTGATGAGGAAGATGATGACGAGGAAACCAGCGATGGACGTTCTGCAAAGTATGACATATTAGCACCAGAAGATGTTGAAG GACAAGAGAATGCTACTCTGGAGTCGGAGGGTGGTGTGCCGATTACTCCTTTTAACCTGAATGAAGAAATGGAGGAGGGGTATTTTGACTCTGAGGGCAACTACTTTTTGCGTAAGGAGGAAGAGATCCGGGACCACTGGCTTGATAATATCGACTGG GTCCGTGTTAAGGAACGCACTGAACCTGCAGTTGCCACTGATGATTACTCTGATTCTGAGGAGGGCAGGGCACCACTGAGCAAGAAGGTGCTACTGGAGGGAATCTTGCAGTTGCTCCATCCTGGGGAGACTGTGGCTAAAGGAATCCAACGTCTTGGAGGGACAGGAGGCAAGAAGACAACTGGGGGCCACAAAGCAAGACAGAGGCAGAGCGCAGCAGTcaggagagagaagagagggacTAAGCAAGAAGGAGACAGAAAGCAGGAAGATAATACAGAGTCAAAAATGGATGAGGGAGAACAAGAAAGCGGGGATAGAAGTGAAGAAGGAAAGGAAAGAGAGCAGGATAATGGCAAACAGGGAACTGCACAGAGTAGGGTGATGGCTGAGGAACCAGAGGGAGAAAATAAGTCAGAAGATAGGCCAAAGCCCCTGGAGCTGCTCATATCTCTAGCAGATCAGATGGTGGCCCTTGGAGTCTATGAGATCTATCAGGACACATATGAGAAGGTGTCATACAGACTCAAGACCATCGCTCCACCGGTTGAGCTGGACATGTTTGCTGATGAGGTGGAAGAGCAAACACTGGAGAAGGCAGCAG AGTCACAGTTATCAGATGACGTTATGTGGGAGTACAAATGGGAGAACAAAGATGGATTGGAATTATACGGCCCCTTCTCCAGCACACAGATGCAG GAATGGGTGGATCAGGGCTATTTCGCCGAGGGAGTTTATTGCAGGCGAGTGAGCGGCTCTGAGGGTCAATTCTACAACTCACACAGAATAGACTTTGAGCTGTACATGTGA